A single Carassius carassius chromosome 3, fCarCar2.1, whole genome shotgun sequence DNA region contains:
- the LOC132115046 gene encoding trace amine-associated receptor 13c-like, whose translation METANQTASESQGAGQTLAPLCTARCCGLLNRTLAVMFMVSLAFAIVVGNVVTLTVFMQTRHCRTPQGYLKVSLALADMMVGVLVVPFSVYTEISLMVTSTPPLWYRGISTPSLEGGSGPWQPCMLIGPVFAGCTFVSISTIFLMTVERSVAILRPLHKDTLVTRHRTLFLIVLSWAGSFLLAMTPLMLSSSFTLEYNECSRMCNYAPLLIRHQLPPDANILLLFPAFDFSLLGGTLAVNILSFTSIRRYSRKRKLLSEGSLGTDAGVGSCPHRPSFSDIKAAKTIGILTFAFTASFSPIAVFVLGNVVGYTWCNFSFFAFWILTSNSCCNVIIYSVRDHRFRKGLTLLFQRDRAQPHPEKS comes from the exons CATGTTCATGGTTAGTCTGGCCTTTGCCATTGTGGTGGGAAATGTGGTGACGCTTACGGTTTTCATGCAGACCCGGCATTGTCGAACACCTCAGGGCTACCTCAAAG TGTCCCTGGCCTTGGCCGACATGATGGTTGGAGTCTTGGTGGTGCCATTTTCTGTATACACTGAAATCTCTCTGATGGTGACCAGCACTCCACCGCTGTGGTACCGGGGCATTTCAACACCCTCACTGGAAGGTGGATCAGGACCTTGGCAACCCTGCATGCTGATAGGTCCAGTTTTTGCTGGATGCACTTTTGTCTCAATCAGCACCATCTTTCTGATGACAGTGGAGCGTAGTGTCGCAATCCTGCGTCCACTGCATAAAGACACTCTTGTGACACGGCATCGCACCCTGTTCCTAATTGTCTTGTCCTGGGCTGGCAGCTTCTTACTGGCAATGACTCCGCTCATGTTAAGCAGCAGCTTCACACTGGAGTACAATGAATGCAGCCGCATGTGCAACTATGCACCCTTACTAATCAGACATCAGTTGCCACCAGATGCAAACATTCTTCTGCTGTTTCCAGCCTTTGACTTCAGTTTACTGGGTGGGACATTAGCTGTCAATATCCTGTCCTTCACGAGTATCCGCCGATACTCCCGCAAACGAAAGCTGCTCTCTGAGGGAAGTCTTGGCACGGATGCAGGAGTTGGCAGTTGCCCCCACAGGCCATCTTTTTCTGATATCAAAGCAGCTAAAACCATTGGAATCCTCACCTTTGCCTTCACGGCATCATTCTCTCCAATCGCAGTATTTGTGCTGGGAAACGTAGTGGGATACACCTGGTGCAACTTCTCCTTTTTTGCATTTTGGATTCTGACAAGCAATAGCTGCTGCAATGTGATTATTTACAGTGTGCGGGACCACCGTTTTAGGAAAGGGTTGACTCTGCTTTTTCAGCGGGACAGAGCACAACCTCACCCAGAGAAAAGCTGA